One genomic region from Brevinema andersonii encodes:
- the sufB gene encoding Fe-S cluster assembly protein SufB: protein MSDTALHEFMEQEYQHGFHTDVEVDQAPLGLNEDIIRLISERKGEPEYMLEFRLKAYKHWLTMTPPEWSRNQLEKIDFQKLRYYSAPRKRSGPQKASLDEVDPEVLKTFERLGIPLSEQKRLANVAVDAIFDSASVATTHQKFLARHGIIFCSITEAIKEYPDLIKQYLGSVVPVTDNYYAALNSAVFTDGSFCFIPKGVVSPMDLSTYFRINSQETGQFERTLIVAEEKSFVNYIEGCTAPQFSSHQLHAAVVEIVALEDAVVNYSTVQNWFPGDKDGDGGIYNLVTKRGICKGDRSKITWTQIEVGSAVTWKYPSVILKGDHSRGEFYSVALTNNKMQADTGTRMVHLGKNTSSYIVSKGISAGQSRNVYRGLVSMAKSAVNAKNFTQCDSMLIGGECSAVTYPYIEVKHPSSQIAHEATTSQISEEQIFYLQSRGLDREQAVSYILNGFCQEVFKKLPAEFSVEAVRLLELKLEDSIG, encoded by the coding sequence ATGAGTGATACAGCTTTACATGAATTTATGGAGCAGGAATATCAGCATGGATTTCACACAGATGTAGAAGTTGATCAGGCTCCTCTTGGGCTTAACGAAGATATTATTCGGCTTATAAGCGAACGCAAAGGTGAGCCAGAATATATGTTAGAATTTCGTCTTAAAGCGTATAAACACTGGTTGACAATGACCCCCCCCGAGTGGTCGCGCAATCAGTTAGAAAAAATAGATTTTCAGAAATTGCGTTATTATTCGGCCCCCAGAAAACGTTCTGGGCCTCAAAAGGCATCGCTAGATGAAGTAGATCCTGAAGTGTTAAAAACTTTTGAACGTTTGGGAATTCCGCTCAGCGAGCAAAAACGGCTAGCTAATGTTGCGGTTGATGCAATTTTTGATTCAGCGTCTGTTGCAACTACGCATCAAAAATTTCTTGCTCGTCACGGAATTATTTTTTGCTCAATCACCGAGGCTATCAAAGAATATCCCGATCTTATCAAACAATATTTAGGTTCAGTTGTTCCGGTTACGGATAATTATTATGCTGCTCTTAATTCGGCGGTATTTACGGATGGATCGTTTTGCTTCATACCGAAAGGTGTAGTCAGTCCAATGGATTTAAGCACATACTTTCGCATCAACTCTCAAGAAACAGGCCAGTTCGAGCGTACACTTATTGTTGCGGAAGAAAAAAGTTTTGTTAATTATATTGAAGGCTGTACAGCACCACAATTTTCATCTCATCAGTTACATGCGGCTGTTGTGGAAATTGTTGCTTTAGAAGATGCCGTTGTGAATTATTCTACAGTGCAGAATTGGTTTCCTGGCGATAAAGATGGAGATGGCGGCATTTACAACTTAGTTACCAAAAGAGGCATCTGTAAGGGTGATCGTTCTAAAATTACATGGACGCAGATTGAAGTTGGGTCGGCAGTTACGTGGAAGTATCCATCAGTAATTCTTAAGGGAGACCACAGTAGGGGGGAATTTTATTCCGTTGCACTTACCAATAACAAGATGCAGGCTGATACTGGTACGCGTATGGTGCATTTAGGAAAAAATACAAGTTCTTACATTGTTTCAAAAGGGATTTCTGCGGGACAAAGCCGAAATGTTTACCGTGGTTTGGTGTCGATGGCGAAATCAGCAGTGAATGCAAAGAATTTCACTCAATGCGATTCCATGCTGATTGGTGGTGAATGTTCGGCAGTGACGTATCCCTATATTGAAGTTAAACATCCGTCATCGCAGATTGCTCACGAAGCAACTACCAGTCAGATCAGTGAAGAACAAATCTTTTACCTCCAATCGCGTGGCCTGGATAGAGAACAAGCAGTATCATATATTTTGAATGGATTTTGCCAGGAAGTATTTAAAAAATTGCCGGCCGAATTTTCTGTGGAAGCTGTTCGGCTGCTAGAATTGAAATTAGAAGATAGTATAGGATAA
- the sufC gene encoding Fe-S cluster assembly ATPase SufC — protein MLKIENLHVRIEEKEILKGISLEFKKGEIHAVMGRNGCGKSTLAKVIAGHPDYEVTDGDILVMQDSTYVSMLEMEPEERAALGVFVGFQTPVAIPGLDNESFLRTVYNNYRERHGLERMDAVDFREFVSEKMTNLSMGEEFLSRGVNSGFSGGERKKNEMIQLSLLEPSLAVLDEIDSGLDVDALATICSDIKKLKTTDNTFVLITHYNRILKHLKPDFIHVFNDGKLVLSSNDAELAHQIEEQGFESFLKGA, from the coding sequence ATGTTAAAAATAGAGAATCTCCATGTACGAATTGAAGAAAAAGAAATATTAAAAGGTATATCATTAGAGTTCAAAAAAGGCGAAATTCATGCTGTTATGGGTAGAAATGGCTGTGGAAAAAGCACCTTGGCCAAAGTTATTGCTGGGCACCCCGATTATGAAGTTACGGATGGCGATATTTTAGTAATGCAGGATAGTACTTATGTTTCGATGCTGGAAATGGAACCCGAAGAACGTGCTGCTTTAGGAGTATTTGTGGGGTTTCAAACGCCTGTGGCTATTCCTGGACTTGATAATGAAAGTTTTTTACGTACTGTTTACAATAATTATCGCGAGCGGCACGGGTTAGAACGTATGGATGCTGTGGATTTTCGTGAATTTGTGAGCGAGAAAATGACAAATTTAAGTATGGGCGAAGAGTTCCTTAGTCGTGGTGTTAATAGTGGTTTTTCTGGAGGTGAGCGTAAAAAAAATGAAATGATTCAACTGTCTCTATTAGAACCTAGTTTGGCAGTTCTTGATGAAATTGATTCTGGTTTGGATGTTGATGCACTTGCTACAATTTGTAGCGATATCAAAAAATTGAAAACAACTGATAATACTTTTGTGCTTATTACACATTATAATCGTATTTTGAAACATTTAAAACCGGATTTTATCCATGTTTTCAATGACGGCAAATTGGTACTTAGTTCGAATGATGCTGAACTTGCCCATCAAATTGAAGAGCAGGGTTTTGAATCGTTCCTGAAGGGGGCGTAA
- a CDS encoding SufD family Fe-S cluster assembly protein, giving the protein MKTLDAYFQEYLGDRSNDKAVIFPNVKSEEYRYSMIVPKLASMALDPFQKGQIIDVLWESDYNFFSDQQSEFFSLMAYDQLSPYFFRHKNYFKQASIAKDPLFYNIKFPESRDTMTITFAGSKGSLMDKKVYICVGANRKVKIYINFLSEHSSLMMPLIFVEAGAYSHVEVIYVVPPLFNRGVILPIYEFIAQKNSHISLQTFTEGIEFHRLAFIGYLAGTESHIDLRTGFCLRGKEACDLYVRMFHEAPDSTSNQMIKASTFDSSTMNFNGQIYANHEAKNIYAYQMLKGMLLGEDSQIFARPQLDIEYFELACSHGVSIGGFDPEELFYLRSRGVADKDVYPLLLYGFFAEPFMELDLEDFWISKIKTALGTEAS; this is encoded by the coding sequence ATGAAAACTTTAGATGCTTATTTTCAAGAGTATCTTGGTGATCGATCCAATGATAAAGCTGTTATATTTCCAAACGTCAAAAGTGAAGAATACCGCTACAGTATGATTGTTCCCAAATTGGCATCGATGGCATTGGATCCTTTCCAAAAAGGTCAAATTATTGATGTGCTATGGGAAAGTGATTATAATTTTTTTTCTGATCAACAAAGTGAATTTTTCTCATTAATGGCCTATGATCAGCTATCTCCTTATTTTTTTAGACATAAGAATTATTTCAAACAAGCAAGCATAGCAAAAGATCCTTTGTTTTATAATATTAAATTTCCAGAATCGCGTGATACTATGACGATTACTTTTGCTGGTAGTAAAGGGTCGCTGATGGATAAAAAAGTTTATATTTGTGTTGGGGCAAACCGTAAAGTGAAAATCTATATTAATTTTTTGTCTGAACATAGTTCACTAATGATGCCACTTATCTTTGTTGAAGCAGGTGCTTACAGTCATGTAGAAGTTATCTATGTTGTGCCTCCTTTGTTTAATCGAGGTGTGATACTGCCTATTTACGAATTTATTGCGCAAAAAAACAGTCATATTTCATTGCAGACGTTCACGGAGGGAATAGAGTTTCACCGCTTAGCATTTATTGGTTATCTTGCCGGTACTGAGAGCCATATTGATTTGCGCACTGGATTTTGCCTGCGCGGCAAAGAAGCATGTGATTTATATGTGCGTATGTTCCATGAGGCTCCTGACAGTACTAGCAACCAAATGATCAAAGCATCTACTTTTGACTCTTCGACGATGAATTTTAATGGTCAAATTTATGCAAATCACGAAGCAAAAAATATTTATGCTTATCAGATGTTGAAAGGGATGCTTTTGGGAGAAGATTCACAGATTTTTGCCCGACCCCAATTGGATATTGAGTATTTTGAGCTGGCCTGTTCGCATGGGGTTTCTATCGGTGGCTTTGATCCGGAAGAACTCTTTTATCTGAGAAGTCGAGGTGTTGCTGATAAAGATGTGTATCCTTTGTTGCTTTACGGGTTTTTTGCAGAGCCTTTTATGGAATTGGATTTGGAAGATTTTTGGATTTCCAAGATAAAAACCGCACTTGGTACAGAGGCATCTTAA
- a CDS encoding aminotransferase class V-fold PLP-dependent enzyme, translated as MAELGQVIASIRDNFSFFSMPNNQNWVYFDNAATALKPDAVLKAVHGYDTEYTANIHRAVFDNSYKASEAYENARSITARFLGATYPEEVIFTSGTTASVNLFARSFAETFLQPGDRVVLSEMEHHANMLPWQKLACEFNFELAFIPITEKGELDLSDIDILLSSNTKLLAITAVSNTLGTINPIDFLAEKCKEKNIFVFVDAAQSVTHQPYCLAESAIDFLAFSGHKIFGPTGIGVLWGRKDLLKKMPPFFYGGGMVYDVSLEQATYASLPSRFEAGTPPIAQAIGLGAALEYVQQLGWQAIKEIEAQNIERGKKIFNRFKDYVSLVGDSTNRVPIFSFAVDGIHPHDAGSFFSEAKVAVRTGHQCTQPVMKRYCLPSVSRISASIYNTEQDWQQFEAALSALLEFFYVK; from the coding sequence ATGGCTGAACTTGGACAAGTTATTGCTTCTATTCGTGATAATTTTTCGTTTTTTTCAATGCCGAACAACCAAAATTGGGTTTATTTTGATAATGCTGCAACTGCTCTTAAACCTGATGCTGTTCTTAAAGCAGTGCACGGTTATGATACGGAATATACGGCAAATATTCACCGTGCTGTATTCGACAACAGCTACAAGGCCAGCGAAGCATATGAAAATGCACGCTCCATAACAGCACGTTTTTTGGGAGCAACGTATCCAGAAGAAGTTATTTTTACATCAGGAACGACAGCGTCTGTTAATTTATTTGCCCGAAGTTTTGCGGAAACCTTTCTTCAACCTGGTGACCGCGTTGTTTTATCAGAAATGGAACACCATGCTAACATGCTGCCATGGCAAAAATTGGCTTGCGAATTTAATTTCGAATTGGCTTTTATTCCGATTACGGAAAAAGGAGAGTTAGATCTTTCTGACATTGATATATTACTAAGCAGCAACACAAAGTTGCTTGCAATAACTGCTGTTTCCAATACATTGGGAACGATAAATCCTATTGATTTTTTGGCGGAAAAGTGTAAAGAAAAAAATATTTTTGTTTTTGTTGATGCTGCTCAAAGTGTAACTCATCAGCCCTATTGTTTAGCTGAAAGTGCTATTGATTTTTTGGCATTTTCCGGCCATAAGATTTTTGGTCCTACGGGAATAGGTGTATTATGGGGGCGAAAAGATTTGCTCAAAAAAATGCCTCCTTTCTTTTACGGAGGAGGTATGGTTTATGATGTATCACTGGAGCAAGCTACTTATGCTTCATTACCATCTCGATTCGAAGCCGGAACACCGCCCATTGCTCAAGCGATTGGTTTGGGAGCCGCTTTAGAATATGTACAACAGTTAGGTTGGCAAGCTATTAAAGAAATTGAAGCACAAAATATTGAACGTGGCAAGAAAATATTCAACCGATTCAAGGATTATGTTTCGTTGGTTGGAGATTCTACTAATAGAGTACCGATTTTTTCTTTTGCGGTCGATGGCATTCATCCTCATGACGCTGGTTCGTTTTTCAGTGAAGCTAAAGTTGCTGTGCGTACGGGGCATCAATGTACACAGCCTGTAATGAAACGTTATTGCTTGCCGTCGGTGTCACGGATTTCAGCTTCTATTTACAATACAGAGCAAGATTGGCAGCAGTTTGAAGCTGCTTTGTCAGCTCTTTTGGAGTTTTTTTATGTCAAATAA
- the sufU gene encoding Fe-S cluster assembly sulfur transfer protein SufU: protein MSNNLASLYQELILEHSRNPRNFGTLPVPPAQEGWGVNPSCGDKLVLYLEKDSDKIVNIKYDNEGCAIFKASCSLMSQMLMGKTTEEVKKILNVYMDSLILSNDVPDNESIELLGKLKIFENVKNYPARVKCAALFARTMQSMLDNENTVVSSEDIS, encoded by the coding sequence ATGTCAAATAACTTGGCAAGTTTATATCAGGAATTAATTCTTGAACATAGTCGTAATCCCCGTAATTTTGGGACTCTTCCGGTGCCACCAGCTCAGGAAGGTTGGGGGGTTAATCCGTCGTGTGGCGATAAACTGGTGTTGTATTTGGAAAAAGATAGTGATAAAATTGTCAACATCAAATATGATAATGAGGGATGTGCTATTTTTAAGGCTTCCTGTTCATTGATGAGCCAGATGTTGATGGGAAAAACAACAGAGGAAGTAAAAAAAATTCTTAATGTCTACATGGATTCTCTTATACTTAGTAATGATGTGCCAGATAATGAAAGTATAGAATTATTAGGTAAATTGAAAATTTTCGAAAATGTAAAAAATTATCCAGCCCGTGTGAAGTGTGCTGCTTTATTTGCGCGTACAATGCAGAGTATGCTGGATAATGAAAATACGGTTGTCAGTTCTGAAGATATTTCTTAA
- a CDS encoding peptidoglycan DD-metalloendopeptidase family protein translates to MLDTIWVILIQSKNNMTSFIDNLKKYFIKNSIRLFAHASEIDVPGFKSYSIPKQITMVAGILVFLLMLAFFFGTQRPLSYSKMGDAVITSVIAEKEFNTIALRKSIETKQDLDMLSKKKPLAFAFYRILPGENMSSVAQKFGLSISTVLSLNSLDNAHSVRVGQRILLATRSGIIYNSTQDEPLSSIAERYGISFDDTMLVNSLDSTDISEGKTLFLPGANFTVKAMAEILGYSFVAPVKRFRFTSRFGYRRHPLGLGRRLHAGIDLAAPTGTPIYTAREGRVIFSGSDGGYGLMVRIRHQNGFTTYYAHMSKIRVKTGDWVIENQRIGDVGNTGRSTGPHLHFEIRKYGKPVNPLTHGLQL, encoded by the coding sequence ATGTTGGATACCATATGGGTAATATTGATTCAGTCAAAAAATAATATGACCAGTTTTATTGATAATTTAAAAAAATATTTTATTAAAAATTCTATTCGTTTATTTGCTCATGCTTCAGAGATTGATGTTCCTGGTTTCAAATCTTATTCTATTCCAAAACAAATTACTATGGTAGCAGGGATCCTAGTATTTTTGTTAATGCTGGCGTTTTTCTTTGGCACACAGAGGCCGCTATCCTATAGTAAAATGGGAGATGCGGTTATTACTTCGGTGATTGCAGAGAAAGAATTTAATACGATTGCGCTTCGTAAATCTATCGAAACTAAACAAGATTTAGATATGCTGTCAAAAAAAAAACCATTAGCTTTTGCATTTTATCGGATTCTTCCTGGAGAAAATATGTCTTCTGTTGCACAGAAATTTGGACTTTCTATTTCTACAGTACTATCGTTGAACAGTTTAGATAATGCACATTCCGTTAGAGTTGGTCAGCGTATTTTATTAGCGACCCGTTCTGGTATTATATACAATTCTACCCAAGATGAACCTTTATCTTCGATAGCGGAACGTTATGGTATTTCTTTTGATGACACGATGCTTGTTAATAGTTTGGATTCTACAGATATTTCGGAAGGCAAAACTTTATTTCTACCAGGTGCCAATTTTACTGTAAAAGCCATGGCCGAAATTTTAGGTTATTCGTTTGTGGCTCCTGTGAAACGTTTTCGTTTTACTTCTCGATTTGGTTATAGGCGTCATCCTTTGGGATTAGGGCGACGTTTGCATGCTGGAATAGATCTTGCTGCTCCAACAGGTACGCCTATTTATACTGCACGAGAAGGTCGTGTGATTTTTTCTGGTTCTGATGGAGGGTATGGTTTAATGGTGCGTATTCGCCATCAAAATGGATTTACTACTTATTATGCTCATATGTCGAAGATCCGCGTAAAAACGGGTGATTGGGTAATAGAAAATCAACGTATTGGTGATGTTGGCAATACGGGACGTTCGACAGGACCTCATTTGCACTTTGAAATCCGAAAATATGGAAAACCTGTTAATCCTTTAACACATGGTCTGCAATTGTAA
- the rpsF gene encoding 30S ribosomal protein S6 translates to MQRKYEIAFLLRENEYTAVIERIKSALEKVSAGLQSEDTKMGVRELAYILIKNREKFRRAFYYFVKVEATPEQIRNFEQETKYDQGILRRMIVAE, encoded by the coding sequence ATGCAGAGAAAGTATGAAATCGCTTTTCTACTCCGCGAAAACGAATATACAGCAGTAATAGAGCGTATTAAATCAGCTCTTGAAAAAGTCAGTGCAGGTCTTCAGTCTGAAGATACGAAAATGGGAGTACGAGAGTTAGCTTATATTTTGATCAAAAATCGTGAGAAATTTCGCCGTGCTTTTTATTATTTTGTTAAAGTGGAAGCGACGCCTGAACAAATACGTAATTTTGAACAAGAAACTAAGTATGATCAGGGTATACTACGTCGTATGATTGTTGCGGAGTAA
- a CDS encoding single-stranded DNA-binding protein, with the protein MAWDINRVILIGRLSNDVDLRYTPSGAAVAKFGLAVGGRPNRENQDSVSFFNIVVWNKTAEFCGQYLKKGDRIAIDGRLEQRSWTAQDGARRSVVEIIADRVESLGSAGVSYFNNNNNTQAAPKPVAPQKREDDYYDNTDFNDAPLDGYDPFDEEVPF; encoded by the coding sequence GTGGCTTGGGATATCAATAGAGTAATATTAATTGGCCGTTTATCTAATGATGTTGATCTTCGTTATACGCCCAGTGGTGCTGCTGTTGCTAAATTTGGTCTTGCGGTAGGTGGGAGGCCAAATAGAGAGAATCAAGATTCAGTTTCATTTTTTAATATTGTAGTTTGGAATAAAACTGCCGAATTTTGTGGCCAATATTTGAAAAAAGGTGATCGTATTGCTATTGATGGTCGTTTGGAACAACGTTCTTGGACTGCACAAGATGGCGCTCGGCGTTCTGTAGTTGAAATTATTGCTGATAGGGTTGAGTCATTAGGATCTGCAGGTGTGTCTTATTTTAATAATAACAATAATACTCAAGCAGCACCTAAACCGGTTGCTCCTCAAAAACGAGAAGATGATTATTATGATAATACAGATTTTAACGATGCTCCCTTAGATGGTTATGATCCTTTTGATGAAGAAGTTCCGTTTTAA
- the rpsR gene encoding 30S ribosomal protein S18 translates to MFEEQKKINPQEGLEDAGQILGDLNKKNNQEKEDRLARENQGRMPKDNHFRGGSKKKSFFAKKVCKFSTGQIDPASINYKNVELLKRFIMPSGKIVPRRITGTCSKYQRILANEIKKARILALLPFSAR, encoded by the coding sequence ATGTTTGAAGAACAAAAAAAAATTAATCCCCAAGAAGGTCTGGAAGATGCTGGTCAGATCTTAGGAGATTTGAATAAAAAAAATAATCAGGAAAAAGAAGATCGTCTTGCTAGAGAAAATCAAGGACGTATGCCTAAAGATAATCATTTTCGTGGTGGATCTAAAAAGAAATCATTTTTTGCAAAAAAAGTATGTAAATTTTCAACTGGACAAATAGATCCAGCTTCTATTAATTATAAAAATGTTGAACTATTGAAGCGATTTATTATGCCTAGTGGTAAAATTGTTCCACGTAGAATAACAGGAACATGCTCAAAATATCAGCGTATACTTGCTAATGAAATTAAAAAAGCACGTATTTTAGCATTATTACCATTTTCTGCTCGTTAA
- the rplI gene encoding 50S ribosomal protein L9: MKVILLENIPGLGRAGDIRMVRDGYGRNYLIPQRLAEMATHSREKYLERKKASLAKKAQLMYESAQELKEKLEEISLSIAKKSSVEGKIFGSVTGADVASLIAEHGFTVDKKRISIQHVKTLGEHTFSVKLDEGVTAHMNITVLSEDAAIVG, translated from the coding sequence ATGAAAGTTATTCTTCTTGAAAATATTCCAGGTTTAGGTCGTGCTGGTGATATTAGAATGGTACGTGATGGCTATGGTAGAAATTATTTAATACCACAAAGATTAGCAGAAATGGCGACTCATAGTCGTGAAAAATATTTAGAACGTAAGAAAGCTTCATTAGCGAAAAAAGCTCAGTTAATGTATGAATCTGCTCAAGAATTGAAAGAAAAATTAGAAGAAATTTCTCTTTCAATTGCAAAAAAATCTAGTGTAGAAGGTAAAATTTTTGGTTCTGTAACAGGTGCTGATGTTGCTTCTTTGATTGCAGAACATGGATTTACGGTTGATAAGAAACGTATTTCTATCCAACATGTTAAAACATTAGGTGAGCATACATTTTCGGTTAAATTGGATGAAGGTGTAACGGCACATATGAATATAACAGTTTTATCTGAAGATGCTGCTATTGTTGGATGA
- the dnaB gene encoding replicative DNA helicase codes for MNSVEKNILVSPHSVEAEQAVLGAALSNQRALYAITESLVESDFYDPAHQSILRTVVMLESKSRPVDIISVTDALTKSGELAKIGGHHILIDLVDRYASVANIEYHIKLVKDYALLRALISASREIIDLAMKREDDVETILDKADSLMFEVIGKRESSEYNRLSVYLKRALEMVDQRSAAGNSLMGIPTGYPDIDNLTNGLSKGSLIILAARAGMGKTAFALNIARKFLQTVPHDQDNKLGVLMFSLEMTGEEIAMRFLSAESLIPMDKINKAQLTVDEAESLLDAAGTLNPLNIIIDDTGNIALNTLRARARAVMRKFPYQLMIIDHIQIISLPGNTYNANRNNMLAQITGTLKALAKELGIPIIALSQLSRGVESRQDKTPQLMDLRESGSIEQDADIVAMLYREDYYRKDSQWPGIVELNFAKHRNGKTDMIPLRFFGETMRFESLDQNAQYAYKEYKKNQSESFKPFPQKKYNQDYSDPAF; via the coding sequence ATGAATTCTGTTGAAAAAAATATACTTGTTTCGCCACACTCTGTTGAGGCAGAACAGGCTGTTTTGGGGGCAGCTTTATCTAATCAAAGAGCTTTATATGCTATTACAGAGTCACTTGTTGAGAGTGATTTTTATGATCCTGCACATCAATCTATTCTTCGTACAGTTGTTATGCTTGAGTCGAAATCTCGGCCTGTGGATATTATATCTGTTACTGATGCACTGACTAAATCGGGAGAGCTTGCTAAAATTGGTGGTCATCATATATTAATTGATTTAGTAGATCGTTATGCGTCTGTAGCTAATATAGAATATCATATTAAGCTAGTTAAAGATTATGCTTTGTTAAGGGCTTTGATTTCTGCGTCCCGTGAAATTATTGATTTGGCAATGAAACGGGAAGATGATGTTGAAACGATTTTAGATAAAGCTGATAGTTTAATGTTTGAAGTTATTGGTAAGCGGGAATCCTCTGAATATAATCGATTATCAGTCTATCTGAAACGTGCTTTAGAGATGGTTGATCAGCGTTCAGCTGCGGGTAATTCACTGATGGGAATTCCTACAGGATATCCTGATATTGATAATCTTACTAATGGACTTTCTAAGGGTTCGCTTATTATTTTGGCAGCACGTGCAGGTATGGGAAAAACAGCTTTTGCTCTTAATATTGCACGTAAATTTCTTCAAACTGTGCCTCATGATCAGGATAATAAATTAGGTGTTTTAATGTTTTCGCTTGAGATGACAGGTGAAGAAATAGCAATGAGATTTCTTTCAGCTGAGTCACTTATACCAATGGACAAAATTAATAAGGCACAATTGACTGTGGATGAAGCAGAATCTCTTTTAGATGCTGCAGGGACTCTTAATCCTTTAAATATTATCATTGATGATACAGGAAATATTGCTTTGAATACACTTAGAGCAAGGGCTCGTGCTGTTATGAGAAAGTTTCCATACCAATTGATGATTATCGATCATATTCAAATAATTTCATTACCGGGAAATACTTATAATGCAAATCGTAATAATATGCTAGCACAAATTACCGGTACTCTTAAAGCTTTAGCGAAAGAATTAGGCATACCTATTATTGCTTTATCACAGTTGTCAAGAGGAGTGGAGTCGCGGCAGGATAAAACACCTCAATTGATGGATTTGAGGGAGTCTGGATCTATAGAGCAAGATGCCGATATTGTTGCGATGTTATATCGTGAAGATTATTATCGAAAAGATTCTCAATGGCCTGGTATTGTTGAATTGAATTTTGCTAAACATCGAAATGGCAAAACTGATATGATACCACTCCGATTTTTTGGAGAAACCATGCGTTTTGAAAGTTTAGATCAAAATGCTCAGTATGCTTATAAAGAGTATAAAAAGAATCAATCTGAAAGTTTTAAGCCATTTCCCCAAAAAAAATATAATCAAGATTATTCTGATCCTGCATTTTAG
- a CDS encoding MlaE family ABC transporter permease yields the protein MKNITKTFDGFKNFLVEMGEFGVYSVKIFKSFPSIIHYRSEFLTQIVNIGIKSLPIVISTGFFMGAILGIQLGAAMNHVIRGSAFLISGGVFLALVREMGPVLTALVVVSRVCSSVTAEIGSMTVTEQVDALRVMSVDPDEYLGVPRVLTGMLALPIMGTMSIFAGIIGSWLSMLLVHGVSTQMFFDNGLSILILRFVIEALLKLLLFGLLLLLIATFYGFRTVGGSVGVGNATVKSVVVGTFATIILDYVAGTLFLLIW from the coding sequence ATGAAAAATATAACGAAAACTTTTGACGGATTTAAGAATTTTCTTGTTGAAATGGGAGAATTTGGTGTATATAGTGTTAAGATATTTAAATCTTTTCCTTCTATTATTCACTATCGTTCGGAATTTTTAACGCAGATTGTTAATATTGGTATTAAATCTTTGCCTATTGTGATTTCTACAGGATTTTTTATGGGAGCAATCTTAGGAATACAGCTTGGTGCTGCGATGAATCATGTTATTCGTGGATCTGCATTTCTTATTAGCGGTGGTGTTTTTCTTGCATTGGTTCGAGAGATGGGCCCTGTTTTAACCGCTTTAGTTGTTGTAAGTCGTGTATGTTCTTCTGTAACAGCAGAAATCGGATCCATGACAGTTACAGAACAAGTTGATGCGTTAAGAGTCATGTCTGTAGATCCTGATGAATATTTAGGAGTTCCACGAGTCTTAACAGGTATGCTTGCTTTGCCGATAATGGGAACAATGTCTATTTTTGCAGGAATTATAGGATCATGGCTTTCTATGTTGTTAGTTCATGGTGTGTCAACACAGATGTTTTTTGATAATGGACTTTCGATTCTTATTTTACGTTTTGTTATCGAAGCATTGTTGAAATTATTACTATTTGGATTGCTGCTTTTGCTTATTGCAACATTTTATGGGTTTCGAACAGTTGGAGGATCAGTTGGCGTAGGAAATGCCACAGTCAAGTCAGTAGTTGTTGGTACCTTTGCTACGATTATTTTAGATTATGTTGCAGGTACATTATTCCTGCTTATCTGGTGA